Proteins from a single region of Sporichthyaceae bacterium:
- a CDS encoding NAD(P)H-dependent oxidoreductase, with amino-acid sequence MSVAAPVRVLCVGGSTRPGSGSESAIKVCAAAAAAAGAEIDLITGRDLLFPIYDTETAERDPLARHFVEAVRAADALIIASPGYHGSMSGMLKNALDHLEDTRNDDRVYLDGMPVGCVAVAYGWQATVSTLHSLRVTVHALRGWPSPLGATLNVSSGKIFDPSGACVEDSARFQLETVAAQVVEFAKLRKAGLASLATVGTAGGLA; translated from the coding sequence ATGTCCGTCGCCGCACCGGTGCGCGTGCTGTGCGTCGGGGGTTCCACCCGACCCGGCTCGGGTTCCGAATCCGCGATCAAGGTCTGTGCTGCCGCCGCCGCGGCCGCCGGCGCCGAGATCGACCTCATCACCGGACGGGACCTGCTGTTCCCGATCTACGACACCGAGACCGCCGAACGGGACCCGTTGGCCCGCCATTTCGTCGAAGCGGTCCGCGCCGCCGACGCGTTGATCATCGCTTCGCCGGGTTACCACGGCTCGATGTCGGGGATGCTCAAGAACGCCCTGGACCACCTCGAGGACACCCGCAACGACGACCGGGTCTACCTCGACGGGATGCCGGTCGGCTGCGTCGCGGTGGCCTACGGCTGGCAGGCCACCGTCTCGACGTTGCACAGCCTGCGGGTCACGGTGCACGCGTTGCGCGGTTGGCCCTCGCCGCTCGGCGCGACCTTGAACGTGTCGTCGGGCAAGATCTTCGATCCATCCGGGGCCTGCGTCGAGGACTCGGCGCGATTCCAGTTGGAGACCGTTGCCGCTCAGGTCGTGGAGTTCGCGAAGCTGCGGAAGGCGGGCCTCGCCAGTCTCGCCACGGTCGGGACTGCCGGGGGTCTCGCTTGA